The sequence GCAGCTCCGGATCGATCGTGTCGTAGATGGCGAGCTGGCCGGCATTGACGATGCCCATGTCCATGCCCGCCTGAATGGCGTGATAGAGGAACACGACGTGCATCGCCTCGCGCACCGGCTCGTTGCCGCGGAAGGAGAACGAGAGGTTGGAAACGCCGCCCGAGATATGCACATGCGGCAGCTCCGCGATAATCGCGCGCGTCGCCTCGATGAAGTCGACACCATAATTGTTGTGCTCTTCGATCCCCGTTGCGACGGCGAAGATATTCGGATCGAAGATGATGTCTTCCGGCGGGAAGCCTGCCTTTTCCGTGAGCAGCCTGTAGGCCCGGCTGCAGATCTCGACCTTGCGCGTCTTGGTATCGGCCTGGCCCTTCTCATCGAATGCCATTACAACGACGGCGGCGCCATAGGCGCGTACGAGACGCGCATGATGCAGAAACGCCTCTTCTCCCTCCTTGAGCGAGATCGAGTTCACGAGCGCCTTGCCCTGCACGCATTTGAGGCCCGCTTCGATGACTTCCCATTTGGATGAGTCGATCATCACCGGCACGCGGGCGATGTCAGGCTCGGAAGCAACGAGATTCAGGAATTCGACCATGGCCCGTGTCGAATCGATCAGGCCCTCGTCCATATTGATGTCGATGATCTGGGCGCCGTTCGCCACCTGGTCGCGCGCGACATCGAGTGCAGCGGCATAGTCGCCCGCGGTGATCAGCTTGCGGAATTTCGCCGAGCCGGTGACGTTGGTGCGTTCGCCGACATTGACGAAGGGAATGTCCTCCGTGAGTGTGAAGGGCTCTAGCCCGGAAAGCCGCATATGCCGTTCGATTTCCGGGATCTGGCGCGGCGGATGCTTGGCGACCGCTTCGGCGATCGCGCGGATATGCGCAGGCGTCGAGCCGCAGCAGCCGCCGACGATGTTGACGAGCCCATCGCGCGCGAAGCCTTCCACCTGCGCCGCCATCGCTTCCGGGCTCTCGTCGTAACGGCCGAATTCGTTCGGCAGGCCGGCGTTCGGATAGGCGCAGACGAACGTGTCGGCGACCGTCGAAAGCTCGTCGATATGGGCACGCATCGCATTCGCCCCGAGCGCGCAATTGAGCCCGATGGTGAAAGGCTCCGCATGACGCACCGAATACCAGAAGGCGGTCGGCGTTTGACCGGATAGCGTCCGGCCGGAGAGATCGGTGATCGTGCCGGAAATCATCACGGGCAGGCGGATCCCCTTCTCCGTAAAGACTTCCTGCGTCGCAAAGATCGCCGCCTTGGCGTTCAGCGTGTCGAAGATCGTTTCGATCAGGATGATCTCGGCACCGCCGTCGATCAGGCCCCGGACCTGTTCGGCGTAAGCCAACCTCAGATCGTCGAAGCTGACGGCGCGATAGCCGGGATTGTTGACGTCCGGCGAGATGGAGGCAGTACGGTTGGTAGGGCCGAGCGCGCCCGCAACGAAACGCCGCCTGCCATCCGCAGCCTCCGCCCGCTTCGCCGCCCGCCGCGCCAGCCGCGCGCCGTCGCGGTTAAGCTCGTAGACCACATCCTCCATGCCGTAGTCGGCCTGGGCGATCCGGGTCGAGGAAAAGGTGTTGGTTTCGAGGATATCGGCGCCGGCGATGGCGTAGCTGTAGTGGATCTCCTCGATGGCCTTCGGCTGCGTCAACGTCAGGAGGTCGTTGTTGCCCTGCTGGTGACAGGCACAGCCGCCGAAACGCTCGCCACGGAAATGATCTTCGATGAAGCCGAGCTGCTGGATCTCGGTGCCCATGGCACCGTCCATGATCAGAATTCTTTCGCGCGCCGCCTGTCGCAGCGCCTGGGAGATTTCCGAGCCATCGGGCCTGGGCGAAACCTCTCCAAAAAGGAGGTCGACGGCGGACATGGGAAATCTCCCGTTCTGAAAACGACAAATAATTATCGATTTTGTCACATAAAGATATCTTTATGTCAACATACGCGGCGATCACAATATGGCTTTCGGCAAATAAAAATGGCCCGCCGTGGTCACGGCAGGCCATTTTGAACGCATTCGCTCGCCTCGGCCCGGCAGATGAGAGCCTTCGCGCACCCCTCATCCGGCCCGCCGGCCACCTTCTCCCCGCAGGCGAGGCAAAGGAGACTCGCAGAAGGCTCCGAGCTTAAGAACCCCCTCTCCCCGCCTGCGGGAGAGGGTTGGGCTGAGGGCAAAATCAATTACCTACGCACGCATCCGTTTCAGGCAATCCTCGAGTTCGTAGATCGCGCAGACGATGTGATAGAAGCTGCTTGCCGGCGCCGGTTCTTCGATAAATGCACCATCGGCCTGCTGCTTGTCGCGCCAGAGACCGCGGATTGGCGTCTCGAGAAAGCGCTCGAGCGCGGCCGCAGCACGCGCGGCGGAGGCGACATAGCGTTGCCGCTCGGCGCCCTCGGACAACGCCGCGAAACGGATCGCCGCCTTCAGCCATTCGGTTTGCGGCCAGACCCGCGCAACCGCATCGGCGACCGAAAAATCGTCGAAGAGCGTCATCATCGCGACGTCCCGCTTCCGGCAGATCCCGTGCGTCTCGCCGATCTCGAAGAGCCGCCGGGCTTTGATGATCGCTTCGGCGTTGCCGCGCCGTTCCGCCCAGCGGAGAAGAAGCCAGGCCCATTCGAACTGGTGGCCCGGCTCGAGGATACGGCCCTTCTCGCCGGAAAAGGGCATCCAGTCGTGGTCGAAGAACTCGCGCAGCGCTCCCGTCTTGGGATCGATAAAGCGCTCCATCGCGAGATGTGCGATTTCGTCGGCGAGATTGGCCCAGGCAATCCGGTCGAAGCCCTCTATGGCTTCGCTCGCAAGACATGCCTCAAAGAGATGCATATGCGGATTGGAACCGAGCGGCAGGCGTGGCGGGTTGTCCTCCTCGAAACCGGCGACCGGGTGCTTGCAATAGCTTTCGAGCTTTCGCCTGAGATCGTCGCTGCGCGCGATCATCTCCGCCTTTCGCTCGGGAAAGACCTCCGCCAGATAGGCAAAGGCAAGTAGGGCGAAGGCCTGATTGTAAAGGTCGAATGCCGGATCGAGCAGCCGGCCGTCGGCATCCGCAAGCGCGCCGTAAAAGCCGTTTGGCTGCCGGTAGACACGATCGAAATAGGCAAGCCCGCCTTCGCTGACGGTGCGCCAGTCCCCGCGCCAGCCGCGCCGTCCTGCCTCGGCGAAGCAATAGACCTGCCGAGGCTGCACGCGCGAGCGGCGATTGGCCCGGGTCGGCTGTCCTTGCATGTCGATCGTCTCTACGAAGCCGCCCCCCGTTTCATCGACACCCTTTTGGCGCCAGAGCGGCAACGCGGCATCGGCGAGCCAGTCTGCGAGTTCGCCCGCCTGCGAGAAAATATCCATGCCTTGGCCGTTCCTCATCAACTCTCGAGCTTCAGCGCAGCGTGATCCGCACCAAGGAGTTCCGCCAGCGCCTCGACCACGAGATTATGATCGTCGCGTTGCGGCAGCCCGGAGACCGTGACGGCACCGATGCAACCCGTTCCCCTGACGACGATCGGGAAACTGCCGCCATGGGCCGCGTAATCGGCGTCCGGCAGGCCGAGCTTCGCTTGCAGGTTCGTCTGCTGTTTGAGGAGGCTGAGGCCCGTGCCATAGCTGCTCTTGAACAGCCGGAAAACCGTGTTCCGCTTGCGCCGTACCCAGTTCGGGTTGTCCGGCGTCGCGCCTTCCAGTGCCGCGTAGAAAACCTGCATGGAGAAAAGCGTGACGTCGATGACGACGCCGAGCTTGCGCTCGGCTGCCATGCGGCGGAGCGTCGAACCGAGTTTCCAGGCCATTTCGAGGTCGAAGCGCTCGAACTGCAGTTGCCGTTCCTGCAGCGCTATACGGCGCAGATCATTGTCGATATTCATGGTGCCTCCGCTTGTCGTGATCGATTGGGATGCATGAGACGCAAGATGCGGGCGGAAAATTCCCGGCTAGCTCTTCCAAAGCCATGCGGCGCCGCGCACGCCGGAACTGTCGCCGTGCACCGCCTTGCGAATCGGCGTCTCGAAACTGTCGCCAAAGAGATATTTCGTAATTAATTCCGGCAATTCCTCGTAGATCTCGTCTACATTGGACATGCCGCCGCCAAGCACGAAGACATCGGGATCGACGACATTGGTCAGGAGCGCAAGGCTGCGGGCGAGACGATCGACGAACCGTTCATAGATGCCCGCCGCCACCGGATCGCCGGCACGTTTCGCCTCGATGATATCCCGGCCCCGACGGTCGACGCCGGTCGTCGTGCGATAGTCAAGTTCAAGCCCGGTGCCGCAGGCGTACATATCGAGGCAGCCGAGCTTGCCGCACCAGCATTTATGGCCGGGATATTCCTCTTTGGTCATCCAGGGCAAGGGATAGTGGCCGATTTCGGCGGCCACACCCTGATAGCCGGCATGCACCTTCTTGTCGATCGCCAGCCCCCCGCCGTGCCCGGTTCCGACAATCACGCCGAACACCACCCGCGCGTCCTTGCCGGCTCCGTCGACCGCCTCGGAGACGGCAAGGCAATTGGCGTCATTGGCGAGGCGCACTTGGCGACCGAGGGCCGCCTCGAGATCGCGGCCGAGCGGCTTGCCGTTGATGAGCACGGCGTTGGAATTGCGCACGATGCCGGTGCGCGGATTGGGGCTGCCGGGAATGCCGATCCCAATCGATCCGCGCTCGCCGGCCGTCGCTTCGGCAGCAATCACAAGATCGACCACGGCGCGGATGCAATCGTCATAGCCGCTGGTCGGGGTTGGAACGCGATGCCGGGCACGCGTTTCGCCATCGCGACCGAGCGCGATGACTTCCATTTTCGTGCCGCCCCAATCAATTCCGATGAACATATCCGGATCAGGTCTCAGGATGAAGGTCGCTTCAGAAGGGACGGTCATCTCCTCGGCCGCCGCCGGCCTTTGCTTAGCATTCACGGCACCCGCGATGCTAGCCCTACGAGCGCACGGCGTTATCAAAATCGGTAGCGAGGCCGTGAACAGGCAGTGCAACGCAACTCGCAAATCGCCGAGAATTGCGCAAAAACACTTGGCGAAGGGGCCTCGCTTTTGTATGGGTCTATTCCGAGTGGTCCCGTAGCTCAGCAGGATAGAGCACCAGATTCCTAATCTGGGGGTCGCGCGTTCGAATCGCGCCGGGATCACCATTTTTTCCGCGCTTGTCGATTGCCACGCTATTTTGCCTTTCTGATCACTAATGCTGCCTTTTAGGGCAGCATTGCTGACCTAACTCCCGTCGTCGGTCATTCGGAACCAGGGGGAGCGAAATCGACCGGTAGTGCGTATGGCAGGGGCGTCTTCTCTCGACCCCAAAGCAGTCGCCGGTGAACTGCAGGAGAACGTCCCGATTGGGTCGAAGGAGGAAGCTCGAGGGCGCGCACGGGCGGAGCAGCCGTTTTGCGCTTCGCAGCGGACACCCACTGTTGGCAACACGGAACTGAGGCGACTTCAGAGTCGGTTCACGTCGCCTCGACCGTATCGGCAATGTAGCCACCCGTCTGCCGCTTCCATAGCCGCGCGTAGAGCCCGCCTCGTTCGAGCAGTACCGACGGCATTCCCTCCTCGACGATGCGGCCTTTGTCGAGCACGACGATGCGGTCCATGCTGGCAATGGTGGACAGGCGATGCGCGATAGCGATCACCGTCTTTCCCTCCATTAGCAAGGCGAGCTTGTCCTGCACTGCGGCCTCGGCCTCGCTGTCCAATGCTGACGTTGCCTCGTCGAGCACAAGGATTGGCGCGTCCTTAAGTAGGACGCGAGCGATGGCGACGCGCTGGCGCTGGCCACCGGACAGTTTTACGCCGCGGTCGCCGACGAAGGCGTCGTAGCCGGTGCGGCCTTCGCTGTCCTTGAGGTTGGCGATGAAGCCATCGGCCTCGGCCAGCATCGCGGAGCGTTCGATCTCCTCGCGGGACGCACCGGGCCGGCCGTAGCGGATATTGTCGCCAACCGAGCGATGCAGCAGCGAGATGTCCTGGGTAACGACGCCGATATTCTCCCTGAGGCTTGCCTGCGCGACGGAGCGGATGTCTTGGCCATCGATCAGAATCGCGCCGCCCTTCAGGTCGAAGAAGCGCAGGAGCAGGCTGACCAGGGTCGACTTGCCGGCGCCGGAGAGACCCACAAGCCCCACCTTCTCGCCGGCGCGCACGGTGAGCGACAGGCCTTCTATCACCCCCTGTCCCTGCCGGTATTCAAACTGCACGTTCCTGAACTCGACCTCGCCGGCCGTCACCGTGAGCGACCTGGCGTTCGGCGTGTCGATGATCGTCGGCGGCGTGGTCACGACGGGCATGGCGTCGCGGATCGTTCCCACCGCCTGGAAAATCTGCTGCCCCATCTGCAGGAAGGCACGGGAGTTAGCGTTGAGCCGCAGCACGATAGCGATCGAGGCGACGAACGGGCCGATGGTGACGAAACCGCCCACAAGTCCCCAGAAGCCTATGACGGAATTGGCGAGTATGAGGACGATATTGAGCAGGACGACGCTCGTGTCGGTCGTCAAGTGGATGCGCCTTTCGCGCTGCTGACTCTCGACGGCGTTCTCCATGATCTTGCGCATCGCGCCCGCCTCGCTGTCTTCCGCCGCGAACAGCTTCACCATCTGGATGTTGCCATAGAGGTCGGTCATGGCGCCGACGACGAGGCTGCGAGCGCGGGCGGTCCTGCGCGAACGCTCGGAAAAATGTGGCACCGCCGCCACCGCAAGCGCGACGTTGGCGGCAATCCAGACGAAAACCGGGAGCGCCAGCGACCAGGAGAGCGCGCTGAGTAGAACGAGCGAGCCGACAAACTGTACCAGGAAGAGCGGTACTTGGTAGAAGGCCACGACGATCTGCTGCTGCACGGCAGACGCGACCTGGGAAATGCGCGTAGCCACCTGGCCAGCGAAGAGATCGTGGAAGAAGGCGAGGTCCTGCCGTTCCACCGCCTTGTGGCCCTGCCATTGCATCGCGGCCGGCATACATACGGCCACGGTCTGCGAGTTCAGCGTGTTGCCGAGGAAGATCAGCAGCGGCAGCACGGGGAAAATCAGCACGCCGAGGACGGCTAGCGTCGGCCAATCCTCTTCGAGGAAAGCGGCTGCGCCCTTGGCAGTCACCCCGTTCACGACGAAGGAAATGCCCCAGATCGTCGCGAGATTGATGCCTTCGACGGCGATCATGAGGATGGCGACGGCCGCGAGCACGCCGCGGAACATCGAGGCGAAATGCACGAGCAGCGCAAAAGGCCCGCGTGACGGCAGCGGCGTGTAAGGAATATCGAGCGGACGAATGAGCGTCTCGAAGGGACGATAGATGAGATCCGAAAACGACATGGCGGCTCCGGCTAAGCGAGAGAAAGGGGCGGCGCGAAGGGAATCATTGCGACTAGGCACGGATCCTATCTGCCGCGAGAACTCGAGATTTGAATAAATCGGTGCGTCAGCGGCGCCGATCCGGACAGAATGCGAACGGAGCGGGCGCAATGCAACCCCTGATGACAGAGGATCTTAGCTTCTCATCTGAGGGCTGTCTGCTATAGCCTATGTCACCAACGGGAGTGGGCGGGCGGCCGAAAATATCTTGCGGACGGACGGAGGGAGGTAATGACTACATATCGCCGTGCCAGCTTGGATGAGATACGCGCATTCCACGCGAGGATGATGGCGGTTGCCAGCAACTCAGCAGATGAACGGCTTGAGCGGATTTTTGAACTTGTCCCGCGCGAGGCGTTCTTGGGTCCCGGGCCGTGGCAGATCAAGGTCAATCGACGTTACGTAGAGACGCCCAGTGCCGATCCCTGCTACGTTTATCAGAATGTCCTTGTCGCACTGGATGTCACGAAGGGCATCAACAACGGCGAACCCTTGCTGCATGCGGCGTGGATTGGCGCTGCTGCCCCGAAGCCCGGTGAGATGGTAATCCATGTGGGGGCGGGAACGGGCTACTATACCGCGCTGCTAGCGATGCTGGTGCTGCCGAACGGAGATGTTCAAGCTTTTGAGATTGACCGGCGCTTAGCCGACCGCGCGCGGGAAAACCTCGAGCCGTTTGAGGGAGTTGCGGTCACCAATGATGACGCGACGGCTTTGCCCATGCAGAGCGCCAATCTCGTCTATGTGAGTGCCGGCGTCATCGCGCTTCCAGCGCACTGGCTTGAAGCACTGCGCCCAGGGGGCCGGATAATCTTTCCTTGGCAGGCAAACAAGAGGACCGGTCTTGCAGTCCTGATCACGCGGACAGCGGCAGGCTACGAAGCGCGGCCATTGATGCCAGCTTGGTTCATTCCCTGCGTCGGTGCATCGGATAGTGCCGAATGCAGCAAGTTACCAAATTCGGCCGATGCCTGGTCTATACGCTCGGTTTGGCTGACGCGGGATCGCTCGCCAGACGAGACGGCCGTTGCAATCTACAAAGACCTTTGGTTTTCAAGTGCTGACTGCCAGAACTTTTAAGTTTAATCCGCAATTGTTTGGCGACCTTTGATGCCGGCCAATCCTTTCAGCGACTCGGACGCGGCAGCTTTCGTCACCGGAGGAACTCAAACGTCGTGCAACGAGCGAAACAGCGCGCTCGACAATGCCTAGTTCCGCCTTCGACCCATTGCGGAAGGTAGCCATCGCCTCAGCAACTGCTAATCATGGATGGAATGCCTAGAGGCAAGTGCCCATATTTGTTGTTTGATGATGGTATAATGGATTACTCGCTGTCGTAGGCGGTGCGGACGAATTTAGATCAAGCATTGGCCTGCGAAATGACGACGGGCTTGCCCGGACTGTCCATTCAAACCTTGCCACATGGCGAGGCATCACCGGAATGCCGCCGTCGAGGAACGAGAAGACCCTGGCTGGGGGTGTATGGCCACATCGGGGTGAACCCATGGAACGAGGCGACAAGGAACAGGAGAACCTTTCCCGGCTTGAACGGGCCGCGCAACAGACTGCTGATCCAAAAACTATGCAGCAGAAGGCGAAAAAGCCCGAGGAAAAATTTCGCTTCAGCCTTCGCAAGGGAGAGGTCTGGTGGACGGTTGGCTTCGCTGCCGCTGCCTTGCTGCTTTTTGGCATCCAAGTCCTGATCAATTGGCGCTTAGAATGGCTTGACGCGCCTTTGCGCGTTCGCGTGCTGAACTACGTCAAGGGCGGCCTTCTCATTTTCGTTATTCTGACAGTGGCGAATGTTATCGAAGTCTATCTCATTGGCCGAATTCCCAATCGTGTTTCGCGTTTCAACTTGAAACGTATTTTTCGATTGCTCGTCGTCGTCGCCATCGTCTTCGTGGCCATTTCAGTTTTATTTGTAAACTGGTACGCCGCGGTTGTTTCGCTCGGTCTGATTTCATTGATTCTCGGCTTTGCGCTGCAAATGCCGATCTCCAGTTTCATCGCGTGGATTTATATTCTGGCCAGGGCGCCTTATCGCGTTGGTGACCGCATTCGCATCGGCGATGCCCATGGCGATGTCGTTGATGTCAGCTATCTCGACACGACGTTATGGGAATTCGGCGGCGAACATCTTTGGACCGATCATCCGAGCGGACGCATCATCAAGTTTCCGAACTCCACCGTGTTTAACACGCCGGTCTTCAACTATTCCTGGCCGCTGTTTCCCTATGTCTGGAACGAAATCAAGTTCCAGCTCGCGTATGAAAGCGATCTGGAATTCGTAGCGCTAACCATGAGAGAGGTCGTGGAAGAGCAGATCGGCGACATCATGAGCCAGAAGGTGAAGGTCTATAAGCACATCCTATCGAAAACGCCTGTGGACGAACTCGAAGTGAAGGAGCATCCCGTGGTTCATTTTCGCGTCAGTGAAAACACCTGGCTCGAGGCCATCGTGCGTTACCTCGTGCCGCCGAAGGAAGCGGGGCGCACCAAAACACGCTTGATCAAGGAAATGTTGGCGCGAATGAATGCAAAACCCGATCGCGTGCTGTTTCCGAGAAGCAATCTGAGGTGAACTTCCTCACGCCACGCCGGCGAGGAGCCACCCCCGCGCGCGTCGCGGCAGGCAAGTCCGGATACCTCCAGCGTGTGCGTCCAATCCTCCTCGCTCATTCGTGTCTACATGGCTTGCGATCTCCGACTCAGTCGGAACCCATGAACCACAACCGACCCCTCCGAAGAATCCTCATTCCTCCTTCCCCTAATTCGTCCACACGGCCTAGCGACAGCAATCCTTTTCGCCGGGTTGTTCATGCTGTTGATGACACACGCCCGGAAGAGCCCGGTCGAGATGATTGAGATCGGGAAGAGCAACACGAACGCCGCGGAGGAAAACCCTGCGGCTATCAAAGAACTCATCAAACGGCTTGATAAGGCCAACCTATAGCTGGCGCTCTTATCCAAAAAGGAAGCGACCGCTTTCCATCTGTGGACGCCCCCTCAAGCGCAAGTGGTTTTTCTGGAAAGGATAAGCACGTAGTCGGATGCTGCCATCTGTCCGGCCTCTGGGTGCAGTGATAAAGCTGCGGGCCTGTATGGGAGTTCGCGGACCGGATCCAAATCACCCAAAGCGTGCTTGAGAGCACGGTGGAAAGCCCTGGTTCTTCCGGTCCCGTCTCGCCGACTGGGTGCCATACCCTCCTTCGATCCTCCTGCGCCTGCGACGACCTCACATCCGCAGCGGCATCACGCCGCCGCGGCCGGAGCCCGATAAATGCCGCCGCTGGCCAACAGCGCCCAGACGATCCTCGCCATCTTGTTGGCCAGCGCCACCGTCACCAGCATGCGCGGCTTGCGCGCCATCATCTGCCCCAGCCATGATCCGGTCGGCGCACCGCGTCTGCCGGCCTGCAGCACGACGGCGCTCGCGCCGATGATCAGCAGCCGTCGCAACGTTCGCTCGCCCATCTTTGAGATGGCACCGAGCTTCTGTTTGCCGCCGCTCGACTTCTGCAACGGGGCAAGGCCGAGCCAGGCTGCAAAGTCGCGGCCCTTGCGGAACATTCCCGCCGGCGGAGCCAGGGCCACGATCGCGGTCGCGGTGATCGGGCCGACGCCGGGGATGGTCATCAACCGCCGGGCAACCGCATCTTCGCGCGAGCGTCGCGCGATCTCGCCATCCAGGCTGGCAATCTGCTCGTCCAGTACCCGCAGGCTATCGATCAGCACCTTCAAGGCCGTACGGGCGCTCTCCGGCAGCGGGCAGGCCGGATCCTCGATCCCCTCGATGAGCACCGCTATGTGAGACGGGCCCTGCGGCACGATCCAGCCATATTCCATCAGATGGCCGCGCAAGGCATTGATGAGCTGCGTGCGCTGACGAACCAGCAGATCGCGGGCGCGGAAAACAATTGCGCTTGCCTGCTGCTCTTCCTCCTTCACGGCCACAAACCGCATACTCGGGCGTTGTGCCGCCTCGCATATCGCCTCGGCATCGGCGGCATCGTTCTTGTGCCGCTTCACGAACGGCTTCACATAGGCTGGCGGGATCAGCCGAACCGTGTGGCCGAGCCTGCCGATCTCGCGCGCCCAGTAATGCGCTCCGCCGCAAGCCTCTATCGCTACGACGCATCGGGGCTGTGAGGCGAAGAAGCCAAGCAGCTTTGCGCGCGCGATCTTCTTGCTGAAAACAGCCGCACCCGACGCATTCGCGCCGTGCGCCTGAAAAACCCGCTTCGCAATGTCCAACCCGATTGTGCTAACCTCAGTCACGGACGCCTCCTCCAAGTGCTGTTCAACACCTCCACTTTGGCACATCGATGCCGTCAGGGGGCGTCCACCCCATCACCCTTCTGCGGCGGTGGGTGAACGCGAAAAATCGACCCGTTGCAGTCATTGGTGCCCGGCACGACGAATGGCTCGCATGAGCCGGATTGCAGACGCCCGACGATAGCACCAGCAGTTCATCCACTGCCGTCGGCGCTGGAGCTCTGGTGGCCATGGCTAGACCATCCCTGCTTCCGCAAAGAACGAGATCATAAGGGCTGAAACCCTCTGCGGATCTTCCCAATGCGGATTATGTCCATACCCGTCGAGTGTGACGGATCGCACTGACCGGAAGGCCTGGGCAAGCGCCTCGCGATGCGGGCCGGCAAAGAGCGGGTCAGCGGAACCACCAATGCAGAGCACAGGCGCGGCGACCTGCCTGGCGCTATACCGTAAATCGGTTTCGGCAAAGCCTTGCAAGATACCATGCCAGACGGCCGCCGGCATCCCCGCTGCATCCATCCTCATCTTCGACAGAAATTCGGCGGCGACAGGTCGGCTGCAGGAATACCAGTCACGGAGAAATTGCCCTGAGGGATCTATCGGGTCGCGAAGTGCGCGGATTTCGCGCGACAGTGGACTGCCGCCGCCAAAGTCTGGCCTCAGGCTTGCAGACAGAAGCACGAGGGCGCTCACATCATCGCAACGACGAGCGGCAAGCTCAATCGCTGTCATTGCGCCCATGGAATGCCCAATGAGGGCAAATTGCGAAACACCCAGAAACGCCAGAAACCGGTCGATGCTCACAGCAAAATCGCTGACGTGCATCCCCTCGCCAAGGGCGGACGCACCGTGCCCAGGGAGATCGGGAATGATTAGACGGTAGCCGGAAAGAAAGGGCTCAAGCGACGCAAAGCTGCGGCCGGTGTCAGAATAACCGTGCAGCAGCAGAAGCGCCGGCCCGCTTCCGCCGCTGTCGACGAAAGCAATGTGCCTTCCCCCTGGCAGTTCGACGCGCCGCTTGCGGCGATGCCAATCGTCCCCGACGCTGCACATCACAGGCCAATCGCGGCCTTCACCGCGGCAAGGCCCGCTTTGCCGTCGAAAGTCGACACCCCGGCCAACCAGGTTTCCAGCCGCTTTGGCTCGTCTTTTAGGGATTTCAAAGCGGCTTCTTCCGGTTCCATTCCATCGTTCATGATGTAGGACATGCCGCGGTTCTCGTAGCCGACATCGAAAACGAGGTTATTCAAAAGCTTTGCGACATTGGGGCACTCCTGCAGATAGCCCTTGCGCACTTGGGTGGAGACCGTTGCCGCACCGAAATTCGGGCCATAGAACTTGTCACCGCCGGTCAGATACTTCATGTCGAAGACGGTGTTCATCGGGTGCGGGGCCCAACCCTGGAAAACGATGAACGACTTTTTGCGTGTCCGGCGGACCACTTCCGAGAGC is a genomic window of Sinorhizobium numidicum containing:
- a CDS encoding alpha/beta fold hydrolase, translated to MCSVGDDWHRRKRRVELPGGRHIAFVDSGGSGPALLLLHGYSDTGRSFASLEPFLSGYRLIIPDLPGHGASALGEGMHVSDFAVSIDRFLAFLGVSQFALIGHSMGAMTAIELAARRCDDVSALVLLSASLRPDFGGGSPLSREIRALRDPIDPSGQFLRDWYSCSRPVAAEFLSKMRMDAAGMPAAVWHGILQGFAETDLRYSARQVAAPVLCIGGSADPLFAGPHREALAQAFRSVRSVTLDGYGHNPHWEDPQRVSALMISFFAEAGMV